The sequence ACAAACCATTTTACCTATTGAGAAACAGGTTCCCGCCCATATTCAATTGCGTATCGGCGAACCGGAGGCAAATGGCGGACGTCAGGCCGACGCCTATTTCTATCTATCCAGTCCCGAACAGACGCATGACCAGATGCCTATCTGGCAACGCTATGCGACGTGCTATCTAGTGCCAGACCACAGTACGCCCCCGGAATGGACGGATCTACGCTCACCGAACTGGCCGCCAGCGGATGCCAAGCAGGTCGATTTCAGCCCTCTCTATGAACAACTTGCCGAACAAGGCGTAGTGTTGGGTGAATCGTTCCAACAACTGACCAACGTCTGGGAACATGACAACAACCTATATGTCGAGGCGACATTGGCCCCGATTCAGGGAGAGCAGGCAGGGGATTTCATCCTGCACCCAACCATACTGGATGCGGGTATGCAGGCGGCATTGATCGAGAAACTCGACGTAGAAACGGAAAACAATCAACCCCGTCTCCTGTTCTACATCAGCGGACTGCGACCTTACGCCAAGAATGTGCAACGCCTGCGAGGACATCTGGTGCGTAAACCCTTGACATCCTCCTCCCTGGGTTACCGCGAATATTCTCTACGGCTCGCTGATGATACCGGGCGAGCCGTCGCCGTCGTTGACGCCATCGTACTGAAATCGTCCCCCCCCTCACGTATTGAGCCATCGCGCCCTCCGTTTTACCATCTGGAATGGCGTGAAATTAAACCCGATTCATCCAACACGAAGCCGAAAATTCGCTGGATTGTTCCGCAAAACAAGCAAGTGGACCGATTCTCCAGCCTCATAAAAGAGTACGACACCACCAGTGCGTATGACGACGATATTCATCAAGTGCTGGCGGCTTTCTCACCTCAGCAGGATGAGATCGCCGTATTTATCGCACCGGATGGCGACGATACCTCTGAGTTTATCGATCATAGCCCTACGCACTGTGTACTCAATGCACTGCAAGCGTGGATTAACGATCACCGAACCACTGACGTTCCCCTCCTTGTGGTAACGCAAGGTGCGATAGCGACAAACGATGGAGAAAATGTCCCTAATCTCTCACAATCTCCACTGTGGGGATTGGTTCGCACCGCGCAGCTTGAATATCCAGGCCGATTTTTCCTGCTTGATATCAATGAGGTAGAAAATGCATCATTGCATTTGATAAACACCGCGATTAACGCGCTGTCCCATGAACCTCAACTGTCGTTGCGCGAGGGGAAAATTCTCGCACCACGACTGTTGAAAGCCGTTGGCGATGGTGACTTTACTGCTTACGGCCACGCCGACCGACCAGAAAATCAGTGCCGTAACCTTAACCCTGACGGCACTGTGCTGATTACCGGCGGTACGGGTGCACTGGGAAAAGTCATCGCGAAACATCTGGTTGAGCATCACGGCATTCGCCACCTGCTTCTTGCCAGTCGACGAGGTAAAACCGCTCCGGGTGCCAATGCGTTATTAAAAGACCTCGCCGAGCTTGACGCACAGGTGACTATTGTCGCTTGTGATATCGCCGATATGTCAGCGGTGGCATCGCTGCTTGACGCCATACCGACAGCACATCCCCTCACCGCTATCATTCACACGGCAGGAAGCATAGACACGGCAACATTAAAGACAATGAACGCAGAGCAGATAGATAGCGTTTTACTGTCTAAAGCCGTGTCCGCCTGGTGTCTTCATCGGCTCACTCGCCATCACGAGCTTGCAGCATTCGTTCTCTATTCTTCCGCGGTCAGTATTCTTCCGCAAAAAGGGCAAGGCAACTACGCTGCCGCCAACGCCTTCTTGGACGCATTGGCGTACCATCGGCACCATCAAGGTCTTCCTGCGACCTCAATGGCCTGGGGGATGTGGGCCGAACGCTCGGAAATGGGAGAACAGCTTGGAGATGAGGATATACAGCATATTATCGCAACGGGCCAAATCCCACTTTCCCGCTCGCAAGGCTTGGCCTATCTTGATACCGTTGTTGGCACACACGTGACGAATCATCCGCCGCTACTAATACCTGCGCGTTTGAATCTGGAAGCGCTGCGCGAGCAAGGCAACATACCGCTCTTGTCGGAGGCGCTCCCTCGTCGCACAGCGTCCAGGAGCGACGTCGGTTCATCACTACAAATTGCGGATATGCTAGAAAAAGAGCGGTTGCCTTATCTGCTTAAATTAATAATTCAATACGCAGGTGAAGTGCTGGACCATTCGGATCCTAAATCCATAAGAACTGATATAGAATTCATCACGCTTGGCTTTGACTCCCTCACCTCAGTGGAAATGGGAAGCCGATTATCACTAACACTTGGTGTCCGCATTCCTGCTACGGCAATTTTCGATCATCCTACGCCGCAGGTGCTTGCACAATACTTACTGAATATGTTGATCGGGGAAAAGCATACCGTCTCAACAGAAGTGCGTACCGATGCGAAGAAAGACTCCGGCAGGTTCTACCACCTGCTACGACAAGCAGTACAAGAAAACCTGACCCAGGAAGGACTAAGTGTGTTAGCCGGCGCGGCGCGCCTACGCGAGCACTTTTCGCATCAACAGCATGAACAGCATGCGCCGGAGACAATATGGCTGCGTAATGATCGGGAAAAGCCGCTGTTGGTTTGCCTTAACTCATTCATTCCCGCCGCTGCCAATTTAACTTATCAGCGCTTAAGCTCAGCTTTGAGCGATCAATATAGTACGCTGACCGTACCGTTACCCGGATATCATGGCGAACCCTTGCCAGCCACAGACTACGCGGCGGCGGCGGCGCTGGCAACGGCAATAGAGAGAAGCGTATCGGAGCGCGATTTTACACTGGTCGGTTTCTCTACTGGCGGACTCGTCGCCCATGCAGCAGCCCACCAGTTGGAGTCTCGCGGTCGGCAGCCCAAAGCGGTTGTATTAATCGACAGCTTTCCACCATCAGCCATGAATGAAACCGCAATGGCCGATGTACTGCGCACATGGTTTGCGGCCAAAGGCGAATTTTGGTCGGATGAGGACACCTCAGTCATGGCGATGGCCTGGTACCTCGAATTATTCGGTCGACAGTGGATGCCTACACACCTAAAAACACCAACGGTGATGCTTCAAGCCAAAGATTATCCCGCGTCAGCACAACCGGAACAGTGGGCAAATGAATGGCCAAATCTGGTGAAAAGCATCATCACACCGGGGAGTCATTTTGAACTGTTAACAGAATATGCGGTTCATACTGCAAAAAACCTATCTGATTTGCTTTGCGAAACAGAAGAAAAATCGGATAACACAATAGGCAATGAGAAAGAACCGAAAGAATGAATATATTAAAAGTGAATGAAAAATATTTTTATTTATAAAAAATCATCTGTAAAGCTAACTTTAAGCAGGAGAATGATATGTCTGAAAATGACCTAGCCTCTTTTTTCAATGGATCTACTTTATTCCAAGTATTGGGATTTAGCATTATTGAAATAAAGGGCGATGCCATTGTTATGGAAATAAATGACAATAACCCCTGCCATCAAGGAGGCTTTGGCGTACTGACTTCGCTTGGTATGAATGGTGCCGTAATCAGTGCTGCTCTGGAATCAGCGATAGGCTTATGTGGTTTTAATGCTCTTGGTCGAGAACCTGCGGGAGTAATTGAACTTTCAGTAAAAATTTTACGTATCATCCGTAAAAAACCATGCAGAATAGAGGCACGCATTGATAACAAAAATAACAACGTCGCGTTTGTTTCAGCCACATTAATCAGCGCACGTGGTGGCGTTTGCGCCACAGGAACAGGCATTGTTTTAAAGAGTAAGGCAACTGAGATAAAACCATGACAGAGTGCTAACTAACATTCAACTGAAAAGTTCTATTTAAGCGTATTAGTAAAACGCCAGCAATGGCGTTTTACAGGTTATTTATGCCACCAATTCGATCTGGTGTAACAACAGATTAATAGATTTATTCGCTTCGAGAAGGAGTTCAGTATGACAACAAATTATTTAGTTCCTCAAGATATGAAAGCTTATCTGATCCGCCCAGAACGTTATGGCGAACCTATTAATGCAATTCAACAGGAAACTGTCAGTATTCCGAAACTATCGCCGAATCAGGTTCTTATTAAGGTGATGGCTGCAGGATTGAATTATAATAATGTTTGGGCGGCATTAGGAAAACCTGTCGATGTTATCTCAGCCCGCCGTAAAAGGAACAAAGATGCCGAGCCGTTTCATATTGGCGGTTCAGAAGCGGCAGGTATTGTTTATGCTGTTGGTCATAATGTCAGTCACATTAGTATCGGTGATCCAGTTGTGGTCTCCTGCTCGGTCTATGATGCGACGTCGATTGAATCACGCCTCTCGAACGATCCGATGTTTACCCGTAGCCAGGAAATTTACGGCTATGAAAAAAATTACGGATCTTTTGCAGAATTCACCATCGTAGAAGACTATCAATGCTTTCCCAAGCCTGATTTTCTGACCTGGGAAGAGAGCGCGACCCTGATGCTCAATGGTCCCACGGCCTACAAACAGCTCACACACTGGACGCCAAATAACGTAAGGCCAGGAGATCCCGTTCTCATATGGGGAGCCGCTGGCGGTTTAGGATCGTTATCGGTACAAATCGTGCGGGCTCTAGGCGGACTTCCCGTCGCCGTTGTCTCAAGCGAAGAGAAAGGAGAGTATGTTCGCAATCTGGGCGCAGTGGGATATATTGTCAGGAAAAAATACTCACATTTTGGCCGGCTTCCCGATGTCACATCGGATGAACATGCGTCATGGTCCAGAGCATTCGCCAATTTCAGACGTGACTTCTTCAAAGCCTTAGGAAAAAAAGAACTGCCCAAACTGGTTATTGAACATTCCGGGCAAGATACTTTCCCGACATCACTGCAAATCTGCGATCACTCTGGCATGGTAGTTACGGTGGGAGGAACCTCTGGCTATAATTGTGACTTTGACGTGCGCCATTTATGGATGCACCAGAAAAGAATACAAGGTTCTCACTACGCCAATATCCGAGAATGTAATGAGTTTCTTCATCTCGTTAATCAAAAAAAGATCATACCCA comes from Brenneria nigrifluens DSM 30175 = ATCC 13028 and encodes:
- a CDS encoding type I polyketide synthase yields the protein MTHGKNNNAAKNTGVDQGTTEQRLMDALRHSLLQNEQLKQSNQNLTQAAHEPIAIISMGCRLPDGIHSPEQLWQRLSDGEEAIDSFPADRGWNVDTLFEQNPELRAIANTWRGGFLEDAAGFDAGFFKISDREALAMDPQQRLLLEVSWEVLERAGIVPATLKNSQTGVFIGATHNGYLSDIERRNPAADGYRLQGSLSSISSGRIAYALGLNGPAITVDTACSSSLTAIHQAIHSLRNGECSLALAGGATIMASPEVFAEFTRQGGLAADGRCKAFSDHADGTGFSEGIGLILLEKLSDALRSGHNVLAVIRGSAINQDGASNGLTAPSGPAQEQVIRQALKNAELTFSDIDVVEAHGTGTTLGDPIEAHALLNTYGKHRSDDQPLWLGSLKSNIGHVQLAAGVASIIKMVMALQHGRLPKTLHAETPSSKIEWSRGNVKLLNMARDWPDTRRPKRAAVSSFGFSGTNTHIILEEAPPLTPLAEETAPTSAFAAPGIALPLSATSPAGLCAQAKQLHTWITQNTDEEPDLTAIAYSLATTRSHFDYRAVITAEDSKNALNALEELAANHYAPGVIQGVRSPSGNVAFLFTGQGAQWPTMGQGLYHMSPVFAQTLDEVCRYLDPLLPQPLKTVMFAEKSSADALLLDRTDFTQAALFAFETALCRTVMHLGVQPDVLSGHSIGEITAAYIAGVFTLADAATFVATRGRLMESITVDGAMVAIEASETEVLPSLQGYEACVSIAAINAPSSVVISGDTNTVLSIAEQWQSRGYRTHRLRTSHAFHSPHIDSIVDTLRRTLSALSFQAPAIPIVSTVTGQRLTNEQACSVEYWANQARCAVRFDAAVQWLETHNIVAALEIGPDGVLTALGRASTTRESSGIPSTAWIASLRKDRDECRPFFAALAKLYAQGKPLDWRKLLVQTLTVPLPTYPFQHRRYWLQAPSARPTFDGGLFAVNHPFLHAGIRLAGEQGWVFTGLLDAAKQPWLLEHVVGDVAAVAGTVTAELMLYVGELIGCQRLDDLTLQTILPIEKQVPAHIQLRIGEPEANGGRQADAYFYLSSPEQTHDQMPIWQRYATCYLVPDHSTPPEWTDLRSPNWPPADAKQVDFSPLYEQLAEQGVVLGESFQQLTNVWEHDNNLYVEATLAPIQGEQAGDFILHPTILDAGMQAALIEKLDVETENNQPRLLFYISGLRPYAKNVQRLRGHLVRKPLTSSSLGYREYSLRLADDTGRAVAVVDAIVLKSSPPSRIEPSRPPFYHLEWREIKPDSSNTKPKIRWIVPQNKQVDRFSSLIKEYDTTSAYDDDIHQVLAAFSPQQDEIAVFIAPDGDDTSEFIDHSPTHCVLNALQAWINDHRTTDVPLLVVTQGAIATNDGENVPNLSQSPLWGLVRTAQLEYPGRFFLLDINEVENASLHLINTAINALSHEPQLSLREGKILAPRLLKAVGDGDFTAYGHADRPENQCRNLNPDGTVLITGGTGALGKVIAKHLVEHHGIRHLLLASRRGKTAPGANALLKDLAELDAQVTIVACDIADMSAVASLLDAIPTAHPLTAIIHTAGSIDTATLKTMNAEQIDSVLLSKAVSAWCLHRLTRHHELAAFVLYSSAVSILPQKGQGNYAAANAFLDALAYHRHHQGLPATSMAWGMWAERSEMGEQLGDEDIQHIIATGQIPLSRSQGLAYLDTVVGTHVTNHPPLLIPARLNLEALREQGNIPLLSEALPRRTASRSDVGSSLQIADMLEKERLPYLLKLIIQYAGEVLDHSDPKSIRTDIEFITLGFDSLTSVEMGSRLSLTLGVRIPATAIFDHPTPQVLAQYLLNMLIGEKHTVSTEVRTDAKKDSGRFYHLLRQAVQENLTQEGLSVLAGAARLREHFSHQQHEQHAPETIWLRNDREKPLLVCLNSFIPAAANLTYQRLSSALSDQYSTLTVPLPGYHGEPLPATDYAAAAALATAIERSVSERDFTLVGFSTGGLVAHAAAHQLESRGRQPKAVVLIDSFPPSAMNETAMADVLRTWFAAKGEFWSDEDTSVMAMAWYLELFGRQWMPTHLKTPTVMLQAKDYPASAQPEQWANEWPNLVKSIITPGSHFELLTEYAVHTAKNLSDLLCETEEKSDNTIGNEKEPKE
- a CDS encoding PaaI family thioesterase; translated protein: MSENDLASFFNGSTLFQVLGFSIIEIKGDAIVMEINDNNPCHQGGFGVLTSLGMNGAVISAALESAIGLCGFNALGREPAGVIELSVKILRIIRKKPCRIEARIDNKNNNVAFVSATLISARGGVCATGTGIVLKSKATEIKP
- the ccrA gene encoding crotonyl-CoA carboxylase/reductase: MTTNYLVPQDMKAYLIRPERYGEPINAIQQETVSIPKLSPNQVLIKVMAAGLNYNNVWAALGKPVDVISARRKRNKDAEPFHIGGSEAAGIVYAVGHNVSHISIGDPVVVSCSVYDATSIESRLSNDPMFTRSQEIYGYEKNYGSFAEFTIVEDYQCFPKPDFLTWEESATLMLNGPTAYKQLTHWTPNNVRPGDPVLIWGAAGGLGSLSVQIVRALGGLPVAVVSSEEKGEYVRNLGAVGYIVRKKYSHFGRLPDVTSDEHASWSRAFANFRRDFFKALGKKELPKLVIEHSGQDTFPTSLQICDHSGMVVTVGGTSGYNCDFDVRHLWMHQKRIQGSHYANIRECNEFLHLVNQKKIIPTMNKVFRFDEIPYAHQELLNGGIFGNAAVLVNATAPKLGSSISHDEKNIPAHSH